The following nucleotide sequence is from Candidatus Methylomirabilota bacterium.
TCTCCATAACGAGGTGCCGGGGATCACGGTCCCCGACCATATCCGCGCGCGCCTCAGGGACGCGGGCGACGGGGCGCTGCGGGTCGGCATCGAGATGGCCCAGCGCTTGATCCACGAGATCCGCGGCCGCTACGCCGGCGCCTACCTCATGCCCTCGTTCGGCCGCTTCGAGGTCGTCGCCGAGGTCCTCGATGCATTGCATTGATGGGAGAGGAGTGGCGCGTGGGTCCGTTTGAGCTCGGCGCGCGGGAGGCGGCGGAGCGGATCCGCGCGGTGACGCTGAGCCCGGTGGAGCTGGTCGAGGCGTGCCTCGAACGAATCCGCGCGCTCGACGCGCGGCTCCTGGCCTGGGCCCACGTCGACGCGGACGGCGCGCGCGCGGCGGCGCGTGAGCTCGAGCGGGAGGCGAAGGCCGGGCGCCTCCGCGGCGCGCTCCACGGCGTCCCCCTCGGGGTGAAGGACATCTTCCACGTCGCCGGCATGCCGACGACGGCCGGCGCCAAGGCGTTCGCCCACAGCCGTCCGACGGTGGACGCCGCGTCGGTCGCGCTGCTGCGCGCCGCGGGGGCGATCGTCCTCGGCAAGACCCACACGACCCAGTTCGCGTACCGCGATCCCGCGCCGACGCGGAATCCGTGGAAGGACGGTCACACGCCCGGCGGGTCCTCGGCGGGCTCGGCGGCCGCCGTCGCGGCGCGCATGGTCCCGGCGGCGCTCGGCTCGCAGACCGTCGGCTCGGTGCTGCGGCCGGCGGCCTACTGCGGCGTCGTCGGCGTCAAGCCCACCCACGGCCTCATCCCGGTCGCGGGCGTGATCC
It contains:
- a CDS encoding methylenetetrahydrofolate reductase, whose amino-acid sequence is WVQTQPVYDLAELDRFLEQAGGPPVPVIVGVLPLHSYRHAEFLHNEVPGITVPDHIRARLRDAGDGALRVGIEMAQRLIHEIRGRYAGAYLMPSFGRFEVVAEVLDALH